The Chelatococcus sp. HY11 genome includes a window with the following:
- a CDS encoding ABC transporter permease, giving the protein MFIDDRDRGQLVRGPALRGAGSAGGGSALTAVALALPRLIGLGRFKTSRALIVGGLLLAVIVFIALTAGMLYPGDPRDMVGPANLWPGVDPRFPLGTDMMGRDMAAAMAHSASISLIVGVAATAVALIVGVTFGALAGYCGGVVDDILMRISELFQTMPGLLFTIIIVVILGPSIASITFAIGITSWPQIARLVRAEALRVRQLDFVLAAVAMGMSPARVILRHVLPNSLAPVVVAASILVAQAILSDASLSFLGLGDPNVMSWGSMVGAGRPMLRTAWYMTALPGGAIFLTVMSFMLIGNGLNDLFNPRTSVE; this is encoded by the coding sequence ATGTTCATCGATGATCGTGATCGTGGTCAACTTGTTCGTGGACCTGCTCTACGCGGTGCTGGATCCGCGGGTGGAGGTTCGGCGCTGACGGCGGTCGCGCTCGCCCTGCCACGGCTCATCGGGCTCGGGCGCTTCAAGACATCGCGCGCCCTCATCGTCGGTGGCCTGCTGCTCGCGGTGATTGTCTTCATCGCACTGACCGCGGGGATGCTCTATCCCGGCGACCCCCGGGACATGGTGGGACCGGCCAACCTCTGGCCGGGCGTCGATCCGCGCTTCCCGCTCGGGACGGACATGATGGGCCGCGACATGGCGGCGGCGATGGCGCATTCGGCGAGCATTTCGCTGATCGTCGGTGTCGCCGCGACAGCCGTCGCGCTGATCGTCGGCGTCACCTTCGGGGCGCTGGCGGGCTACTGCGGCGGCGTGGTGGACGATATCCTGATGCGCATCAGCGAGTTATTTCAGACCATGCCGGGGCTCCTTTTCACCATCATCATCGTGGTGATCCTCGGTCCATCGATCGCGAGTATCACCTTCGCCATCGGCATCACGTCATGGCCGCAGATCGCCCGGCTGGTACGCGCCGAGGCGCTCCGGGTGCGGCAGCTCGATTTCGTGCTGGCGGCTGTCGCCATGGGCATGAGCCCGGCGCGCGTCATCCTGCGTCATGTGCTGCCGAACAGCCTCGCGCCCGTCGTCGTGGCGGCCTCGATCCTCGTCGCCCAGGCGATCCTGTCGGACGCCTCGCTGTCCTTCCTCGGGCTCGGCGACCCCAATGTCATGAGCTGGGGCAGCATGGTGGGCGCTGGCCGCCCGATGCTCCGCACCGCTTGGTACATGACCGCGCTGCCCGGTGGCGCGATCTTCCTCACCGTCATGAGCTTCATGCTCATCGGCAATGGCCTCAATGACCTTTTCAACCCCCGCACATCCGTGGAATGA
- a CDS encoding MFS transporter: MTVQSETVVPMAVPSSRLPLFALAAASFGIGTTEFVIMGLLPDVATDLGVTIPQAGLLVTGYALSVTFGSPFLAVATAKMDRRWALMLLMAVFIVGNLLCALAPNYTLLMVARVVTALCHGAFFGLGAVVAAALVEPRKRAQAIAMMFAGLTLANVLGVPFGTALGEQFGWRNAFSAVVVIGVAAAIALQLWLPRNVPVPPMNLRREAGSLRSAQVILAMAISIAVSASMFSVFTYITPILQNVTQISARGVTLMLLLFGIGLTVGNIIGGRLADWRLMGSIVGALTVLIPVLALFSVTSLSPVLTGVTLVIWGLVAFALVPPLQTRVVTEAAGAPNLASTLNQGAFNFGNAIGAWFGGVGITLGLPYQMLPWMGSALAVVALVLTLISMRLDLASRIKAQLAL; this comes from the coding sequence ATGACCGTACAATCCGAGACCGTGGTTCCGATGGCCGTGCCTTCGTCACGCCTTCCTCTTTTCGCACTTGCAGCAGCGTCTTTCGGCATAGGCACCACCGAGTTCGTCATCATGGGGCTCCTCCCCGATGTCGCCACGGATCTCGGTGTCACCATCCCGCAAGCAGGTCTTCTCGTGACCGGCTATGCGCTCAGCGTCACGTTCGGTTCACCGTTCCTCGCCGTAGCGACAGCCAAGATGGATCGCCGCTGGGCGCTCATGCTGCTGATGGCCGTCTTCATTGTCGGCAATCTGCTCTGCGCGCTCGCCCCGAACTACACCCTGCTGATGGTGGCCCGTGTGGTCACGGCGCTCTGCCATGGCGCCTTCTTCGGCCTTGGCGCCGTGGTTGCGGCAGCACTGGTGGAGCCCCGCAAGAGGGCGCAGGCGATCGCCATGATGTTTGCAGGCCTCACCCTCGCCAATGTGCTCGGGGTGCCCTTCGGCACCGCGCTCGGTGAGCAGTTCGGCTGGCGCAACGCCTTCTCCGCCGTGGTTGTCATCGGTGTCGCGGCCGCGATCGCGCTCCAGCTCTGGCTGCCACGCAACGTTCCCGTTCCGCCCATGAATCTCAGGCGTGAGGCTGGCTCCCTGCGCAGCGCCCAGGTCATTCTCGCGATGGCTATCAGCATAGCGGTGTCGGCGAGCATGTTCAGCGTGTTCACTTATATCACGCCGATCCTGCAGAACGTCACCCAGATTTCGGCTCGTGGCGTCACCCTCATGCTGCTGTTGTTCGGCATCGGATTGACCGTCGGCAACATCATCGGCGGGCGTCTGGCCGATTGGCGGCTGATGGGCTCAATCGTCGGCGCGTTGACGGTGCTCATTCCGGTGCTCGCCCTGTTCTCCGTCACCAGCCTGTCGCCCGTGCTCACCGGCGTCACGCTGGTGATCTGGGGGCTCGTGGCCTTCGCGCTCGTGCCGCCCCTGCAGACGCGCGTCGTCACCGAAGCCGCCGGTGCGCCCAACCTGGCATCCACGCTCAACCAGGGCGCCTTCAATTTCGGCAATGCCATCGGTGCCTGGTTCGGCGGCGTGGGCATTACCCTCGGCCTGCCCTATCAAATGCTGCCGTGGATGGGCTCGGCGCTGGCGGTCGTGGCGCTGGTGCTGACTCTCATATCCATGCGTCTTGACCTGGCGAGCCGGATCAAGGCGCAGCTGGCGCTGTGA
- a CDS encoding aldo/keto reductase, protein MDKRPLGNTGIDIAPIVFGGNVFGWTIDEARSFAVLDAFVDHGFNAIDTADVYSRWVPGNRGGESETIIGRWLKARPSVRDKVVIFTKVGSDLGEPGKKGLGEAWILKAVDDSLARLGVERIDLYFSHWLDPETPYDITLGAYQKLLEAGKIRAIGASNLNADQLGEALSTAKARSLPAYQVLQPEYNLYARQSFDGPLRDLCISEGLGVVTYYSLASGFLTGKYRSQDDLGQSQRGGGIAKYLDTRGLAILAALDTVAANHAAKPAEIALTWLIARKGVTAPIASATSVAQVESFAKAAAIKLSPTDIATLDEASA, encoded by the coding sequence ATGGACAAGCGGCCGTTGGGTAACACCGGCATCGACATCGCCCCCATCGTCTTCGGGGGGAATGTCTTTGGCTGGACGATCGACGAGGCCAGGAGCTTCGCGGTTCTCGACGCCTTCGTCGATCACGGCTTCAACGCGATCGACACGGCCGATGTCTATTCGCGCTGGGTGCCGGGCAACAGGGGCGGTGAATCGGAGACGATCATCGGACGATGGCTTAAAGCGCGACCAAGCGTACGCGACAAGGTCGTGATCTTCACGAAGGTCGGTTCGGATCTTGGCGAGCCCGGCAAAAAGGGCCTCGGCGAGGCATGGATCCTCAAGGCCGTCGACGACTCGCTGGCGCGGCTCGGCGTCGAGCGCATCGATCTCTATTTCTCCCACTGGCTGGATCCTGAGACGCCCTATGACATCACGCTCGGCGCCTATCAGAAGCTTTTGGAGGCCGGCAAGATCCGCGCCATCGGGGCCTCCAACCTCAACGCCGACCAGCTCGGCGAGGCACTGTCCACCGCAAAGGCCAGAAGTCTGCCCGCGTATCAGGTGCTGCAGCCGGAATACAACCTCTATGCGCGGCAGTCGTTCGATGGCCCGCTAAGGGATCTTTGCATCAGCGAGGGGCTGGGCGTCGTGACCTATTACAGCCTGGCCTCCGGATTTTTGACGGGCAAATACCGCTCGCAGGACGATCTCGGCCAGAGCCAGCGTGGCGGTGGGATCGCGAAATATCTCGATACGCGCGGCTTGGCCATCCTCGCGGCGCTCGACACCGTGGCGGCGAACCATGCGGCGAAGCCTGCGGAAATCGCCCTCACCTGGTTGATCGCTCGCAAGGGTGTCACCGCGCCCATCGCCAGCGCGACGAGCGTTGCGCAGGTGGAGAGCTTCGCCAAAGCCGCCGCCATCAAACTGTCGCCAACCGATATCGCAACGCTCGACGAAGCGAGCGCGTAG
- a CDS encoding rhodanese-like domain-containing protein yields MNAPTSVILRGTPQGTPLIDVTTLRAWLAGEGEIAFVDVREEGLHGEGHPLLAVNVPYSRLEIDFPRLVPRPATRVVLLAEEGIGPSAARRLADLGYGDVHLVLGGVAAWEAAGEPLFTSVNVPSKAFAECVEHAYHTPDITAEELDRLIKSKADVVVLDSRTSEEFARFHVPGAISAPGAEIVHRFAELVPSPDTYVVVSCAGRTRGIIGAQALINAGVPNRVAALSGGTQGWRLAGLDLERDAPPPPRQTLGLRAREEARRRADALAVRFGVPVITPLRLAEWRDDPVRTTYLFDVRHPEDYAAGHAEGSVSAQGGQLVQALDKWVGTRGARIVLTDDDGVRAIVTAHWLRQLGWDVSVVPGLIGGTVPAVGHGAVASFPRPPRLTSAEAKAWIDAGAALISADASEDYRRGHPGGAIWTNRSRLPQLPPEVCDAARIVVTAADVGLAELVARDLRDDGLDAAVLAGGETAWRDARLEIVATPSEPTDRERIDTLFWLHDRHSGNLAASRAYLDWELSLPAAVERSGTTGFRIGAIA; encoded by the coding sequence ATGAATGCGCCCACGAGCGTGATCCTGCGGGGGACACCGCAAGGCACGCCATTGATCGATGTGACAACCCTGCGCGCATGGCTCGCGGGAGAGGGGGAAATCGCCTTCGTCGACGTGCGGGAAGAGGGCCTCCACGGCGAAGGGCACCCGCTGCTTGCCGTCAACGTGCCCTACAGCCGGCTTGAGATCGATTTCCCCCGGCTGGTGCCGCGGCCGGCGACGCGGGTCGTTCTGCTGGCAGAGGAGGGGATAGGGCCGTCGGCCGCGCGGCGGCTGGCGGATCTCGGTTATGGCGATGTTCATCTCGTCCTGGGCGGTGTCGCGGCCTGGGAGGCGGCGGGCGAGCCGCTGTTCACAAGCGTCAACGTACCGAGCAAGGCTTTTGCCGAATGCGTCGAGCATGCCTACCACACCCCGGACATCACGGCCGAAGAACTCGACCGGTTGATCAAGTCCAAGGCTGACGTCGTCGTTCTCGATAGTCGGACGAGTGAGGAATTCGCGCGCTTCCACGTGCCGGGCGCCATCAGTGCGCCGGGCGCCGAGATCGTGCATCGCTTCGCCGAACTCGTGCCATCGCCGGACACCTATGTCGTCGTCTCCTGCGCGGGGCGGACACGTGGCATCATCGGGGCGCAGGCTCTGATCAACGCGGGCGTACCCAACCGGGTGGCGGCGCTCTCCGGCGGCACCCAGGGCTGGCGGCTCGCGGGGCTCGATCTCGAACGCGATGCGCCGCCCCCACCACGCCAGACGTTGGGCCTCAGAGCGCGGGAAGAGGCGCGCCGGCGCGCGGATGCGCTCGCCGTCCGTTTTGGTGTTCCGGTGATCACACCGCTTCGGCTCGCGGAATGGCGGGACGACCCGGTCCGCACGACCTATCTGTTCGACGTCCGTCATCCCGAGGACTATGCGGCAGGCCATGCCGAGGGGAGCGTGTCCGCCCAGGGCGGGCAACTCGTCCAGGCGCTCGACAAATGGGTGGGCACGCGTGGGGCGCGGATCGTGCTCACCGACGACGACGGCGTGAGAGCCATCGTGACGGCCCATTGGCTGCGCCAGCTCGGATGGGATGTGTCCGTGGTGCCCGGCCTGATCGGTGGCACGGTCCCGGCCGTCGGCCATGGCGCGGTTGCCTCCTTCCCCCGTCCGCCGCGCCTGACTTCAGCCGAAGCCAAGGCATGGATTGATGCGGGCGCCGCGCTCATTTCGGCTGATGCAAGCGAGGACTACCGGCGTGGCCACCCCGGCGGGGCGATCTGGACCAATCGCTCGCGGTTGCCCCAGCTACCGCCGGAGGTCTGCGATGCCGCGCGGATTGTCGTGACGGCCGCTGATGTCGGTCTCGCGGAGCTCGTTGCCCGCGACCTGCGTGACGACGGTCTGGACGCCGCGGTGCTGGCCGGCGGCGAGACGGCCTGGCGAGACGCTAGGTTGGAGATTGTGGCGACGCCCAGCGAACCGACGGACCGCGAGCGGATCGACACTCTATTCTGGCTGCACGACCGTCACAGTGGCAATCTCGCGGCGTCCCGCGCTTATCTCGACTGGGAGCTCAGTCTGCCGGCGGCGGTCGAGCGGAGCGGCACAACGGGCTTTCGGATCGGCGCAATCGCCTGA
- a CDS encoding ABC transporter permease yields MSSSLVYVLRRLIQAIPMAFAIILVNFVLLKLTPGDLVDVMAGESGSATPEYMDSLRKLYGLDIPVHEQFFNYIYNILHFDLGYSFRQNMAVIDLILERLPATILLSLTAIAFALIVGVTFGAIAARYRGSLLDEAISVISTMGFATPLFWVGLMLIVVFSIELRWLPSAGLVTIGASYAGYWDEMRDVAVHLVLPALTLSLFFLSIYVRITRSAMLEVYGLDFVRTARAKGVGGLRLILRHVLRNALLPIVTITGLQVGAIFGGTIVTETVFGWPGVGRLAHEAVFSRDVNLLLGIFLCSSMIVIVVNLFVDLLYAVLDPRVEVRR; encoded by the coding sequence ATGTCATCGTCCCTTGTGTATGTCCTGCGCCGGCTGATCCAGGCCATTCCGATGGCTTTCGCGATCATCCTCGTCAATTTCGTGCTGTTGAAGCTGACGCCCGGCGATCTTGTGGACGTCATGGCGGGAGAATCCGGCTCGGCGACGCCGGAATATATGGACAGTCTGCGGAAGCTCTACGGACTCGACATTCCGGTCCATGAGCAGTTCTTCAACTATATCTACAACATCCTGCATTTCGATCTCGGCTATTCGTTCCGACAGAACATGGCGGTGATTGATCTCATCTTGGAGCGCTTGCCGGCAACGATCCTGCTCTCGCTCACCGCGATCGCCTTCGCGCTGATCGTCGGTGTCACGTTCGGCGCGATTGCCGCGCGCTACCGAGGCAGTCTTCTCGACGAGGCGATTTCGGTCATCTCGACCATGGGCTTCGCGACCCCGCTCTTCTGGGTCGGGCTGATGCTCATCGTCGTGTTTTCGATCGAGTTGCGCTGGCTGCCCTCGGCGGGGCTCGTCACGATCGGCGCGAGCTACGCGGGCTATTGGGACGAGATGCGCGACGTGGCGGTTCATCTCGTCCTGCCCGCGCTCACGCTCAGCCTGTTTTTCCTGTCGATCTACGTGCGCATTACGCGCTCGGCGATGCTCGAGGTCTATGGACTGGATTTCGTCCGCACGGCGCGGGCCAAGGGGGTAGGGGGCCTGCGCCTCATCCTGCGCCATGTGCTGCGCAACGCCCTCCTGCCGATCGTCACCATCACGGGGCTGCAGGTCGGCGCCATCTTCGGCGGCACGATCGTCACCGAGACCGTCTTCGGCTGGCCGGGTGTCGGCCGGCTGGCGCATGAAGCCGTCTTCTCCCGCGACGTCAATCTCCTGCTCGGGATTTTCCTATGTTCATCGATGATCGTGATCGTGGTCAACTTGTTCGTGGACCTGCTCTACGCGGTGCTGGATCCGCGGGTGGAGGTTCGGCGCTGA
- a CDS encoding SDR family oxidoreductase, whose product MKIDLSDKTAIITGSSAGIGLASAKGLAEAGARVVINGRKADAVDHAVAAIKAAVPSAEIRTFVGDLGSAEGCAALVKAEPSCDILVNNLGIFGPQDFFETPDAEWQRFFDVNIMSGVRLSRAYLQGMEKRGWGRVVFLSSESGLNIPADMIHYGFTKTAVLSIARGLAKRMAGTGVTVNSVLPGPTLSEGVADMLQPAIEKTGKSLDEAAADFVMANRPSSIIRRAATTEEVANMVVYVCSKQASATTGAALRVDGGVVDSL is encoded by the coding sequence ATGAAGATCGATCTTTCCGACAAAACAGCCATCATCACGGGATCCTCGGCCGGCATTGGTCTGGCGTCAGCCAAGGGGCTTGCGGAGGCCGGAGCGCGCGTGGTCATCAATGGCCGGAAGGCCGATGCTGTCGATCACGCGGTAGCCGCCATCAAGGCGGCGGTGCCATCTGCGGAGATCCGCACCTTCGTGGGCGATCTCGGATCCGCGGAAGGTTGCGCCGCTCTGGTCAAGGCCGAGCCGTCCTGTGACATTCTCGTGAACAATCTCGGCATTTTCGGCCCGCAGGATTTCTTTGAAACACCGGATGCCGAATGGCAGCGCTTCTTCGATGTCAACATTATGTCCGGGGTGCGACTGTCGCGCGCCTATCTCCAGGGCATGGAAAAGCGCGGGTGGGGCAGGGTGGTGTTCTTGTCCTCCGAATCCGGGCTCAATATTCCCGCTGACATGATCCATTACGGGTTTACCAAGACGGCTGTGCTCTCGATCGCGCGCGGGCTCGCCAAGCGCATGGCCGGCACCGGCGTTACCGTCAATTCCGTTCTACCCGGGCCGACCCTGTCCGAAGGCGTGGCGGACATGCTGCAGCCCGCGATCGAAAAGACTGGCAAGTCGTTGGATGAGGCGGCTGCGGATTTTGTGATGGCGAACCGCCCATCGTCCATCATCCGGCGCGCCGCAACCACTGAGGAGGTCGCCAATATGGTTGTCTATGTCTGTTCGAAGCAGGCCTCCGCAACCACCGGCGCCGCGCTGCGCGTTGACGGCGGCGTGGTGGACAGTCTCTGA
- a CDS encoding SDR family oxidoreductase has protein sequence MTDKVVLVTGGSKGLGLAAAEGFAREGARVAIASRDPTNLARGKDLLGHRGYSVDAIAADFGDAAEASRAIDEVEARLGPIEVLVNSAGAARRTPAEELNPAAWRAGLEAKFFPYIHAQDAVLKRLRARAETDGTAPPPRQIGAIVNIVGSGGRFPADNHLPGGSANAALLLSTLGLAKYYARYGIRINAINPGITLTDRVEQSLRLEQERLGISREEALARGQAETPLRRYGEAQEIADVAVFLASERASYVVGALVAVDGGQAAVF, from the coding sequence TTGACTGATAAAGTCGTACTGGTCACGGGTGGCAGCAAGGGGCTGGGCCTGGCCGCAGCCGAGGGTTTCGCCCGCGAGGGGGCGCGTGTCGCCATCGCCTCGCGTGATCCCACCAATCTCGCGCGCGGCAAGGATCTGCTCGGCCATAGGGGGTACAGCGTCGACGCAATCGCCGCCGATTTCGGCGACGCGGCCGAGGCGTCGCGCGCCATCGATGAGGTCGAAGCCCGGCTCGGCCCGATCGAGGTGCTCGTTAATAGCGCCGGCGCGGCCCGCCGGACACCGGCCGAGGAGCTCAATCCCGCCGCATGGCGCGCCGGCCTGGAGGCCAAGTTCTTTCCCTATATCCACGCGCAGGATGCTGTTCTGAAGCGCCTGCGGGCACGCGCGGAAACGGATGGCACGGCGCCGCCGCCCCGCCAGATCGGCGCGATCGTGAATATCGTCGGCTCGGGCGGACGCTTCCCCGCCGACAACCACCTCCCGGGTGGTTCCGCCAACGCCGCCCTGCTGCTTTCGACGCTTGGGCTCGCAAAATACTACGCGCGCTACGGCATTCGCATCAACGCCATCAATCCGGGGATCACGCTGACCGACCGCGTGGAGCAGAGCCTCAGGCTCGAGCAGGAACGGCTCGGCATCAGCCGTGAGGAGGCTTTGGCGCGCGGACAGGCGGAGACGCCGCTGCGCCGCTATGGGGAGGCCCAAGAGATCGCTGATGTCGCGGTGTTCCTCGCGAGTGAGCGCGCGAGCTACGTGGTGGGCGCGCTTGTCGCCGTCGACGGCGGCCAAGCGGCCGTCTTCTAG
- a CDS encoding acyl-CoA dehydrogenase family protein — protein MSSVELSLANAATDDVPALGRYRDPVVSPHQSASDFIAAARTLSAELAAGASERDRESRHPHAELEAVRKAGLSAIRLPRDYGGPHLSYANTVKVLILLAKGDSSVAQVLLPHFTTVERIRLMATEPQRRRWLRAIRHGAIVSGATTERGSKVRTDIATTLTRDGAGFRLNGTKFYSTGGLMADILRVTARDEDGRTVSVLFPKTREGVHQIDDWRAMGQRGTASGTTEFHDVAVSADEVMPFDAKEGSTRNYQAAGTQLLHSTIEVGIALAALDDTTRFVRENARVQAESGVTRAGDDPYVLYTVGDIAARAHTARAALLWAAEAVDLAHDVWHQRWLAGAAPWSEVEPALIEASIAVAEAKIVCNEAALKAGELLYEVGGASATLSHRNLDRHWRNARTHTTHDATSYKYKVVGNYYTNDTPPPITMYY, from the coding sequence ATGTCCAGTGTAGAGCTATCCCTCGCCAACGCGGCGACAGATGACGTGCCAGCCTTAGGGCGCTATCGCGATCCCGTCGTTTCGCCCCACCAGTCGGCGTCCGACTTCATTGCCGCCGCGAGGACCCTGAGCGCGGAACTCGCCGCCGGCGCCTCCGAGCGGGATCGGGAGAGCCGCCATCCGCATGCGGAGCTCGAAGCGGTTCGCAAGGCGGGCCTCAGCGCCATTCGCCTGCCGCGCGATTATGGCGGTCCGCATCTCTCCTATGCCAACACCGTCAAGGTGCTGATCCTGCTCGCCAAGGGGGATTCCAGCGTCGCCCAGGTGCTGCTGCCGCATTTCACCACGGTGGAGCGCATTCGGTTGATGGCGACGGAGCCACAACGCCGCCGCTGGCTCCGGGCCATCCGCCATGGCGCCATCGTCAGCGGCGCCACCACCGAGCGCGGCAGCAAGGTCCGCACAGATATCGCGACCACATTGACGCGCGACGGCGCGGGTTTCCGACTCAACGGCACGAAATTCTACAGCACCGGCGGGCTGATGGCCGACATCCTGCGCGTCACGGCGCGGGATGAGGACGGCCGGACCGTCTCCGTGCTCTTTCCGAAGACGCGCGAGGGCGTGCACCAGATCGACGACTGGCGCGCCATGGGCCAGCGCGGCACGGCGAGCGGCACCACCGAGTTCCATGACGTCGCGGTGTCGGCCGACGAGGTCATGCCCTTCGACGCCAAGGAGGGCAGCACGCGCAACTACCAGGCCGCCGGCACCCAGTTGCTCCATTCCACCATCGAGGTGGGGATCGCGCTCGCCGCGTTGGACGACACCACTCGCTTCGTGCGGGAGAATGCGCGCGTGCAGGCCGAAAGCGGCGTGACGCGCGCCGGCGACGACCCTTATGTGCTCTACACGGTCGGTGACATCGCAGCGCGCGCACACACCGCCCGCGCCGCGCTTCTCTGGGCGGCGGAGGCGGTCGATCTCGCCCATGACGTCTGGCACCAGCGCTGGCTGGCAGGCGCGGCGCCCTGGTCCGAGGTGGAGCCGGCTCTGATCGAGGCTTCCATCGCGGTGGCCGAGGCGAAGATCGTCTGCAACGAAGCCGCTCTCAAGGCCGGTGAACTGCTCTACGAGGTCGGCGGCGCCTCCGCGACGCTCAGCCATCGCAACCTCGATCGTCACTGGCGCAACGCGCGGACGCACACGACCCACGACGCCACGTCATACAAATACAAGGTCGTCGGAAATTATTACACCAACGATACGCCGCCACCGATCACGATGTACTATTGA
- a CDS encoding class II aldolase/adducin family protein, with protein MNAVTQNLAPAHDRRQETAEQHQARIDLAASQRLAVIQEMSEGIYNHFTLAVPGTDDRFYVSPLGLHWSEVTASGLLTVDYEGRVLDGDGALQRSAYCIHAPIHRRKPEHAALLHTHMPYTSALTRLKDQRLLPIGHTEAQLIEQIAYDEDYTGLARDPAEGERLADILGDKTILFMAHHGVLVAGRTVAEAYDRLYQLERSARVQLFAQWTGQPLRYLTDEMVKHVHAQITGTALTNRAKSGFDLHFDALKRLLDRQNPGYRD; from the coding sequence ATGAATGCTGTGACCCAGAACCTCGCCCCCGCCCATGACCGCCGGCAGGAAACCGCCGAGCAGCACCAGGCGCGGATCGATCTCGCCGCCTCCCAGCGTCTCGCCGTCATCCAGGAGATGAGCGAGGGCATCTACAACCATTTCACTTTGGCGGTGCCCGGCACCGACGACCGCTTCTATGTCAGCCCGCTCGGCCTGCACTGGTCCGAGGTGACCGCGAGTGGTCTCCTGACCGTGGATTATGAGGGCCGCGTGCTGGACGGCGACGGCGCGTTGCAGCGCTCGGCCTATTGCATCCATGCGCCGATCCATCGGCGCAAGCCCGAGCACGCGGCGCTGCTGCATACCCATATGCCCTATACCAGCGCCTTGACGCGCCTCAAGGACCAGCGGCTCCTGCCGATCGGCCACACCGAGGCGCAGCTCATCGAGCAGATCGCCTATGACGAGGATTACACCGGCCTCGCGCGTGATCCGGCGGAAGGCGAGCGCCTTGCTGACATTCTCGGCGACAAGACCATCCTGTTCATGGCCCATCACGGTGTCTTGGTCGCCGGGCGCACGGTGGCGGAAGCCTACGACCGGCTCTACCAGCTCGAGCGCTCGGCCCGCGTCCAGCTCTTTGCCCAATGGACCGGCCAGCCCCTGCGCTATCTCACCGACGAGATGGTCAAGCATGTGCATGCGCAGATTACGGGCACGGCCCTGACCAACCGCGCGAAATCCGGGTTCGACCTGCATTTCGACGCGCTGAAGCGGCTGCTCGATCGCCAGAATCCCGGGTATCGCGACTGA